The following proteins are co-located in the Dromiciops gliroides isolate mDroGli1 chromosome 2, mDroGli1.pri, whole genome shotgun sequence genome:
- the LOC122741417 gene encoding V-type proton ATPase 16 kDa proteolipid subunit-like has protein sequence MSESPEYRSFFTVVGASASMAFNALGAAYGTAKSGTGITAMSVMRPEMIMKSIIPVVMAGIIAIYGLVVAVLITNSLTLGITLFKSFLQLGAGFSVGLSELAAGFAIGIVGDAGVRGTAQQPQLFVGMILILIFAEVLGLYGLIVALILSTKSTLFSPSSQCPAPPPLTPAATEYDVKTCLEPPHPSQFAPELMA, from the coding sequence ATGTCAGAGAGTCCCGAATACAGGTCCTTCTTCACTGTCGTGGGTGCTTCAGCCTCCATGGCCTTCAATGCTCTTGGTGCGGCTTATGGCACAGCAAAAAGTGGCACTGGTATTACAGCCATGTCAGTCATGAGACCTGAGATGATCATGAAGTCAATCATTCCCGTCGTCATGGCTGGTATCATCGCTATCTATGGTCTGGTGGTGGCTGTTCTCATCACCAACTCTCTGACACTGGGAATCACCCTGTTCAAGAGCTTCCTTCAGCTGGGAGCAGGCTTCAGCGTGGGCCTGAGCGAGCTGGCAGCTGGCTTTGCCATCGGCATTGTAGGTGATGCTGGCGTTCGGGGGACAGCTCAGCAGCCCCAACTATTTGTGGGGATGATCCTGATTCTGATCTTCGCTGAGGTGCTTGGCCTGTACGGCCTGATTGTGGCCCTAATTCTCTCTACAAAGTcaaccctcttttccccttcttcccagtGCCCTGCTCCACCCCCACTCACCCCTGCAGCCACAGAGTATGATGTAAAGACCTGTCTTGAACCACCCCATCCCTCCCAATTTGCTCCAGAACTAATGGCCTGA